One window from the genome of Ramlibacter henchirensis encodes:
- a CDS encoding Mth938-like domain-containing protein — MKLQPDRFDVQAISGYGPGWVGVGTDRITHSVILSSGGERIDWEARSYEELGPGHFERLAQLQAEVVIFGSGLRIRFPRSAWLRPLAERGIGLETMDTAAACRTYNILAQEGRQVAVALLLELPD, encoded by the coding sequence ATGAAGCTGCAGCCCGACCGGTTCGATGTGCAGGCCATCAGCGGCTATGGGCCGGGCTGGGTGGGCGTGGGCACGGACAGGATCACGCACAGCGTGATCCTCAGCTCGGGCGGCGAACGCATCGACTGGGAAGCGCGCAGCTACGAGGAACTCGGGCCGGGGCACTTCGAGCGGCTGGCGCAGTTGCAGGCCGAGGTGGTCATCTTCGGCAGCGGTCTTCGCATCCGTTTTCCGCGCTCGGCCTGGCTGCGCCCGCTGGCCGAGCGGGGCATCGGCCTGGAAACCATGGACACGGCGGCGGCTTGCCGCACCTACAACATCCTCGCGCAGGAAGGCCGGCAGGTCGCCGTGGCGCTGCTGCTGGAACTGCCCGACTGA
- a CDS encoding pyridoxal phosphate-dependent aminotransferase, translated as MKTVQKSAKLANVLYDIRGPIMDAARQMEEEGHKIIKLNIGNLAPFGFDAPEEIQQDMIRNLPNSAGYSDSKGIFGARKAVMHYTQQQGIAGVTLDDVYLGNGASELIAMATNALLDNGDELLVPTPDYPLWTACTSLSGGKPVHYLCDEADGWMPDLEDLRRKITPRTKGIVVINPNNPTGALYSDELLKEIVAIARQHGLVILADEVYDKVLYDGVRHTAIASLSDDVLTLTFNSLSKSYRSCGYRAGWMVVSGDKKLAADYIEGLTMLSNMRLCPNVPGQWAIQTALGGYQSINELIAPGGRLRRQRDLAYELITAIPGVTCTKPQAALYMFPKLDPKVYPIADDRQFFLELLQETRVMLVQGSGFNYPDNQHFRIVFLPHEDDLREAVGRISKFLDHYRKRHTS; from the coding sequence TTGAAGACCGTCCAGAAATCCGCCAAGCTGGCCAACGTGCTGTACGACATCCGCGGGCCGATCATGGACGCGGCCCGGCAGATGGAGGAAGAGGGCCACAAGATCATCAAGCTGAACATCGGCAACCTCGCACCGTTCGGCTTCGACGCGCCGGAAGAGATCCAGCAGGACATGATCCGCAACCTGCCGAACTCGGCGGGGTACTCCGACAGCAAGGGCATCTTCGGCGCGCGCAAGGCGGTGATGCACTACACCCAGCAGCAGGGCATCGCGGGCGTCACGCTGGACGACGTCTACCTTGGCAACGGCGCCAGCGAGCTGATCGCCATGGCCACCAACGCGCTGCTGGACAACGGCGACGAGTTGCTGGTGCCGACGCCCGACTACCCGCTGTGGACCGCGTGCACCAGCCTGTCCGGCGGAAAGCCCGTGCACTACCTGTGCGACGAGGCCGACGGCTGGATGCCCGACCTGGAGGACCTGCGCCGCAAGATCACGCCGCGCACCAAGGGCATCGTCGTCATCAACCCGAACAACCCCACGGGCGCGCTCTACTCCGACGAGCTGCTGAAGGAGATCGTCGCCATTGCGCGCCAGCACGGCCTGGTGATCCTGGCCGACGAGGTGTACGACAAGGTGCTGTACGACGGCGTCAGGCACACGGCCATCGCCAGCCTGTCCGACGACGTGCTCACGCTCACCTTCAACTCCCTGTCCAAGAGCTACCGCTCCTGCGGCTACCGCGCGGGCTGGATGGTGGTCTCGGGCGACAAGAAGCTGGCGGCCGACTACATCGAGGGCCTGACCATGCTCTCGAACATGCGCCTGTGCCCGAACGTGCCGGGCCAGTGGGCGATCCAGACGGCGCTGGGCGGCTATCAGAGCATCAACGAGTTGATCGCTCCCGGCGGACGGCTGCGCCGCCAGCGCGACCTGGCGTACGAGCTGATCACCGCGATCCCGGGCGTCACCTGCACCAAGCCGCAGGCGGCGCTGTACATGTTCCCGAAGCTCGACCCCAAGGTCTACCCAATCGCCGACGACCGCCAGTTCTTCCTGGAACTGCTGCAGGAGACGCGCGTGATGCTGGTGCAGGGCTCGGGCTTCAACTACCCGGACAACCAGCACTTTCGCATCGTCTTCCTCCCGCACGAGGACGACCTGCGGGAGGCGGTGGGCCGCATCTCGAAATTCCTCGACCACTACCGCAAGCGTCACACTTCATGA
- a CDS encoding PhoH family protein: MPLPPAPTKRAALLPPEAYDAPARSSHKVTRKTEAPGADSPLADRPQVEDFDPRGGGERDASHPTAFFDEAAVLDKPQPAARTRPAPTAAPAARKKAKSAGPTKLFVLDTNVLMHDPMCLFRFEEHDIFLPMIVLEELDGHKKGTTEVARNARQASRSLDALAGTNGADISAGLKLDSTGHGEAGGCLFFQTQSLANHLPPSLPQGKADNQILGVVQALREQYSPRDVVLVSKDINMRVKARALGLATEDYRNDKTLDDLELMYSGALALPPDFWAKHGKTVESWQSGQQTFYRVTGPIVPSLMINQFVYFESPGEPSLYARVTEIRGKTAVLRTLKDYGHLKNAVWGVTTRNREQNFAMNLLMDPEVDFVTLTGTAGTGKTLMALAAGLTQVLDDRRYTEIIMTRATVSVGEDIGFLPGTEEEKMGPWMGALDDNLEVLAKTDTGAGEWGRAATNELIRSRIKIKSMNFMRGRTFLNKYVIIDEAQNLTPKQMKTLITRAGPGTKIICMGNLAQIDTPYLTEGSSGLTFAVDKFKGWPHSGHITLARGERSRLADFASEVL, encoded by the coding sequence ATGCCGCTGCCCCCCGCCCCCACGAAACGCGCCGCCCTGCTCCCGCCCGAGGCCTACGACGCCCCGGCCCGGTCCTCGCACAAGGTGACGCGAAAAACGGAGGCACCCGGCGCGGACAGTCCGCTGGCTGATCGTCCGCAGGTCGAGGACTTCGACCCGCGCGGCGGCGGCGAGCGCGATGCCTCGCATCCCACGGCCTTCTTCGACGAGGCCGCGGTCCTCGACAAGCCGCAGCCGGCGGCGCGCACCCGGCCCGCGCCCACCGCCGCACCGGCCGCACGCAAGAAGGCCAAGTCCGCGGGCCCGACCAAGCTGTTCGTGCTGGACACCAACGTGCTGATGCACGATCCGATGTGCCTGTTCCGCTTCGAGGAACACGACATCTTCCTGCCGATGATCGTGCTGGAGGAGCTGGACGGCCACAAGAAGGGCACGACCGAGGTCGCGCGCAATGCGCGGCAGGCCAGCCGATCGCTGGACGCGCTGGCGGGCACGAACGGCGCCGACATCAGCGCCGGCCTGAAGCTCGATTCCACCGGGCACGGCGAAGCGGGCGGCTGCCTGTTCTTCCAGACCCAGTCGCTGGCCAACCACCTGCCGCCCAGCCTGCCGCAGGGCAAGGCCGACAACCAGATCCTGGGCGTGGTGCAGGCCCTTCGCGAGCAGTATTCGCCGCGCGACGTGGTACTGGTGTCCAAGGACATCAACATGCGCGTGAAGGCGCGCGCGCTCGGCCTGGCCACGGAGGACTACCGCAACGACAAGACGCTGGACGACCTGGAGCTGATGTACTCCGGCGCGCTGGCGCTGCCGCCGGACTTCTGGGCCAAGCACGGCAAGACGGTGGAAAGCTGGCAGAGCGGCCAGCAGACCTTCTACCGCGTCACCGGGCCGATCGTCCCGAGCCTGATGATCAACCAGTTCGTGTACTTCGAGTCGCCCGGCGAACCGAGCCTGTACGCGCGCGTGACCGAGATCCGCGGCAAGACCGCCGTGCTGCGCACGCTGAAGGACTACGGCCACCTGAAGAACGCCGTCTGGGGCGTGACGACGCGAAACCGCGAGCAGAACTTCGCGATGAACCTGCTGATGGACCCGGAGGTGGACTTCGTCACGCTGACCGGCACCGCGGGCACCGGCAAGACACTGATGGCGCTCGCGGCCGGCCTCACGCAGGTGCTGGACGACCGGCGCTACACCGAGATCATCATGACCCGCGCGACCGTGAGCGTCGGCGAGGACATCGGCTTCCTGCCCGGCACGGAAGAGGAAAAGATGGGCCCCTGGATGGGCGCGCTGGACGACAACCTGGAAGTGCTGGCCAAGACCGACACCGGCGCCGGCGAATGGGGCCGCGCGGCCACCAACGAACTCATCCGCAGCCGCATCAAGATCAAGAGCATGAACTTCATGCGCGGCCGCACCTTCCTCAACAAGTACGTCATCATCGACGAGGCGCAGAACCTCACGCCCAAGCAGATGAAGACCCTGATCACCCGCGCCGGCCCGGGCACCAAGATCATCTGCATGGGCAACCTGGCGCAGATCGACACGCCCTACCTCACCGAGGGCTCATCCGGTCTCACGTTCGCCGTCGACAAGTTCAAGGGCTGGCCGCACAGCGGCCACATCACCCTGGCGCGCGGCGAGCGCTCCCGCCTGGCCGACTTCGCCAGCGAAGTGCTATAG
- a CDS encoding peroxiredoxin has translation MAIVVNKPIPEFEANATGGLKVSNTSHLGQILVLYFYPKDNTPGCTTEAMQFRDKYKDFVKAGATVFGVSRDNMKSHDDFKAKLELPFELIADTEEKMCHMFGVVKNKIMYGKKVKGIERSTFLIGADGILKQEWRGLKVPGHVDEVLKAVKLLKKAA, from the coding sequence ATGGCGATCGTTGTCAACAAGCCCATCCCCGAATTCGAAGCGAACGCCACGGGCGGCCTGAAGGTCAGCAATACGTCCCACCTCGGCCAGATCCTGGTGTTGTACTTCTACCCGAAGGACAACACGCCCGGTTGTACCACCGAGGCCATGCAGTTCCGCGACAAGTACAAGGACTTCGTCAAGGCGGGTGCCACCGTCTTCGGCGTGTCGCGCGACAACATGAAGTCGCACGACGACTTCAAGGCCAAGCTCGAGCTGCCCTTCGAGCTGATCGCCGACACCGAGGAAAAGATGTGCCACATGTTCGGCGTGGTCAAGAACAAGATCATGTACGGCAAGAAGGTCAAGGGCATCGAGCGCAGCACCTTCCTCATCGGCGCCGACGGCATCCTCAAGCAGGAATGGCGCGGCCTAAAGGTGCCTGGCCACGTCGACGAGGTGCTCAAGGCCGTCAAGCTGCTGAAGAAGGCGGCCTGA
- the thrC gene encoding threonine synthase has product MLYLSTRGHPDRKHFCEILLEGLAPDGGLYLPERYPRVDPATLARWRGLPYHELAFEILSLYIDDIPAADRRAVCAKTYTPEVFGTREIVPLKKLEDGLYLEALSNGPTLAFKDMAMQLLGNLFEYELGRRGEQLNILGATSGDTGSAAEYAMRGKKGVRVFMTSPHGRMSPFQQAQMFSLQDANIHNLALEGVFDDCQDIVKAVSNDLEFKRKYRIGTVNSINWARLVAQVVYYFAGYFQATKHDSQKVSFAVPSGNFGNICAGHVARMMGLPVERLVLATNENDVLDEFFRTGVYRVRAGADTHETSSPSMDISKASNFERFVFDLLGRDAARTKTLFGDELARNGRIDLSRDPAFKQARERFGFISGKSTHSDRLATIRSTWERLGVMVDTHTADGLKVARENLEAGVPMIVLETALPVKFAAAIVEALGREPERPARFEGLERLPRRVTVLPPDVGQVKSYIAAHCG; this is encoded by the coding sequence ATGCTGTACCTGTCGACGCGGGGCCATCCGGACCGCAAGCATTTCTGCGAGATCCTGCTGGAAGGCCTGGCGCCCGACGGCGGGCTCTACCTGCCCGAGCGCTATCCGCGCGTCGACCCGGCCACGCTGGCCAGGTGGCGCGGCCTGCCCTACCACGAGCTCGCCTTCGAGATCCTGTCGCTCTACATCGACGACATTCCCGCGGCCGACCGGCGCGCGGTCTGCGCGAAGACGTACACGCCCGAGGTGTTCGGCACCAGGGAGATCGTGCCGCTCAAGAAACTCGAGGACGGCCTGTACCTGGAGGCGTTGTCCAACGGTCCGACGCTCGCCTTCAAGGACATGGCGATGCAGCTGCTGGGCAACCTGTTCGAGTACGAGCTGGGCCGCCGCGGGGAACAGCTGAACATCCTGGGCGCGACGTCCGGTGATACCGGCAGCGCCGCCGAGTACGCCATGCGCGGCAAGAAGGGCGTGCGCGTGTTCATGACCTCGCCGCACGGACGCATGAGCCCCTTCCAGCAGGCGCAGATGTTCAGCCTGCAGGACGCCAACATCCACAACCTGGCGCTCGAGGGCGTCTTCGACGACTGCCAGGACATCGTCAAGGCGGTGAGCAACGACCTGGAGTTCAAGCGCAAGTACCGCATCGGGACGGTGAATTCGATCAACTGGGCGAGGCTGGTCGCGCAGGTCGTCTACTACTTCGCCGGCTATTTCCAGGCCACGAAGCACGACTCGCAGAAGGTCAGCTTCGCGGTGCCCTCGGGCAACTTCGGCAACATCTGCGCCGGCCACGTGGCCCGCATGATGGGCCTGCCGGTCGAGCGGCTCGTGCTCGCCACCAACGAGAACGACGTGCTCGACGAGTTCTTCCGCACCGGCGTGTACCGCGTGCGCGCCGGGGCCGACACGCACGAGACGTCCAGCCCGTCGATGGACATCAGCAAGGCCAGCAACTTCGAGCGCTTCGTGTTCGACCTGCTCGGTCGCGACGCGGCGCGCACCAAGACGCTGTTCGGCGACGAGCTCGCCCGCAACGGCCGCATCGACCTGAGCCGCGACCCCGCGTTCAAGCAGGCGCGCGAGCGCTTTGGTTTCATCAGCGGAAAGAGCACCCATTCGGACCGCCTGGCGACGATTCGCAGTACCTGGGAGCGTCTCGGCGTGATGGTCGACACCCACACGGCCGACGGCCTGAAGGTGGCGCGTGAGAACCTCGAGGCGGGCGTTCCGATGATCGTGCTGGAGACGGCGCTGCCCGTGAAGTTCGCGGCCGCCATCGTCGAGGCCCTGGGCCGCGAGCCCGAGCGGCCGGCCCGCTTCGAAGGCCTCGAACGGCTGCCCCGGCGCGTGACGGTGCTGCCGCCCGACGTCGGCCAGGTCAAGTCGTACATCGCCGCGCATTGCGGCTGA
- a CDS encoding homoserine dehydrogenase has product MKAIQVGLLGIGTVGSGVFNVLSRNQEEIQRRAGRGIEIAMVADLDTARAQSIVGNRTKVVKDAREVIANPDIDIVVELIGGYGIARELMMEAIAAGKHVVTANKALLAVHGTEIFAAAHKRGVMVAFEAAVAGGIPIIKALREGLTANRIEWIAGIINGTTNFILSEMRDKGLDFDVVLKEAQRLGYAEADPTFDIEGVDAAHKATIMSAIAFGIPVQFDKAYVEGITKLATQDIRYAEQLGYRIKLLGITKRAARGIELRVHPSLVPAKRLIANVEGAMNAVVVQGDAVGTTLHYGKGAGSEPTASAVIADLVDITRLHTADAAHRVPHLAFQPDQMSSEPVLPMEEIVTSYYLRLRVADQAGVLAQVTGLLAGAGISVDAMLQREAGEGEKQTDLIILTHAVREGTMNEVLAKMQGLPTVLAPIVRIRKEELA; this is encoded by the coding sequence ATGAAAGCCATCCAGGTCGGCCTGCTGGGCATCGGCACCGTCGGCAGCGGCGTCTTCAACGTCCTCAGTCGCAACCAGGAAGAGATCCAGCGCCGCGCCGGCCGCGGGATCGAGATCGCGATGGTGGCGGACCTCGACACCGCGCGCGCCCAGTCCATCGTGGGCAACCGCACGAAGGTGGTGAAGGACGCCCGGGAGGTCATCGCCAACCCCGACATCGACATCGTTGTCGAGCTGATCGGCGGCTATGGCATCGCCCGTGAGCTGATGATGGAAGCCATCGCGGCCGGCAAGCACGTGGTCACGGCCAACAAGGCGCTGCTGGCGGTGCACGGCACCGAGATCTTCGCCGCCGCCCACAAGCGCGGCGTGATGGTGGCCTTCGAAGCGGCGGTGGCCGGTGGCATCCCCATCATCAAGGCGCTGCGCGAGGGCCTGACGGCCAACCGCATCGAGTGGATCGCCGGCATCATCAACGGCACCACCAACTTCATCCTGTCGGAGATGCGGGACAAGGGCCTGGACTTCGACGTGGTGCTCAAGGAAGCGCAGCGCCTGGGCTATGCCGAGGCCGATCCCACCTTCGACATCGAGGGCGTGGACGCGGCCCACAAGGCCACGATCATGAGCGCCATCGCGTTCGGCATCCCGGTGCAGTTCGACAAGGCCTACGTCGAGGGCATCACCAAGCTGGCCACGCAGGACATCCGCTACGCGGAGCAACTGGGCTACCGCATCAAGCTGCTGGGCATCACCAAGCGCGCGGCGCGCGGCATCGAGCTGCGCGTGCACCCGAGCCTGGTGCCGGCCAAGCGGCTGATCGCCAACGTGGAAGGCGCGATGAACGCGGTGGTGGTGCAGGGCGACGCGGTCGGCACCACGCTGCACTACGGCAAGGGCGCCGGCAGCGAACCGACGGCGAGCGCCGTCATCGCCGACCTGGTGGACATCACTCGCCTGCATACGGCCGACGCGGCCCACCGCGTGCCTCACCTGGCCTTCCAGCCCGACCAGATGAGCAGCGAGCCGGTGCTGCCGATGGAAGAGATCGTCACCAGCTACTACCTGCGGCTGCGCGTGGCCGACCAGGCCGGCGTGCTGGCCCAGGTCACCGGCCTCCTGGCCGGCGCAGGCATCTCGGTCGACGCGATGCTGCAGCGCGAGGCGGGCGAGGGCGAGAAGCAGACCGACCTCATCATCCTCACCCACGCCGTGCGCGAAGGGACGATGAACGAAGTGCTCGCGAAGATGCAGGGCCTGCCCACCGTGCTCGCACCCATCGTGCGCATCCGCAAGGAAGAACTCGCTTAA
- a CDS encoding MoaD/ThiS family protein yields MKVQLRYFASVREAMGRGAEERQTSASSLAGLREELIALGEPYAQAIGGSKSVRMALDQVMADRDMPLREGAEIAFFPPVTGG; encoded by the coding sequence ATGAAGGTGCAACTGCGTTACTTCGCTTCCGTGCGCGAGGCCATGGGCCGCGGCGCCGAGGAGCGCCAGACCTCGGCGTCCAGCCTGGCGGGCCTGCGCGAAGAATTGATCGCGCTGGGCGAGCCCTATGCCCAGGCGATCGGTGGAAGCAAGTCGGTGCGCATGGCGCTCGACCAGGTCATGGCCGACCGCGACATGCCGTTGCGCGAAGGCGCCGAGATCGCGTTCTTCCCGCCGGTGACCGGAGGCTGA
- a CDS encoding DUF2844 domain-containing protein: protein MTKMLPTKRCLAAALVAAGGSCWAALGDPSASVANGAGVSSARVQTAAGASYTQLTRRLESGTEVREYADAGGTVFAVSWSGPFLPDLRALLGPHFAALEQHSAVAGRSSAVSISRPDVAIISAGRMGAFQGRAWLPRQLPAGLDPRTLQ, encoded by the coding sequence ATGACCAAGATGCTTCCGACCAAACGGTGTCTGGCCGCGGCCCTGGTGGCCGCGGGCGGCTCCTGCTGGGCCGCCCTGGGCGACCCTTCCGCGTCGGTGGCCAACGGCGCGGGCGTGTCCAGTGCGCGTGTGCAGACAGCCGCGGGCGCGAGCTACACGCAGCTCACTCGCCGGCTCGAGTCCGGCACCGAAGTGCGCGAGTATGCGGATGCAGGTGGCACCGTGTTCGCGGTGTCGTGGAGCGGCCCCTTCCTGCCCGACCTGCGCGCCCTGCTGGGGCCGCACTTCGCCGCGCTCGAGCAGCATTCGGCGGTGGCCGGCCGGTCCTCCGCGGTCAGCATCTCGCGCCCGGACGTCGCGATCATCTCGGCAGGCCGGATGGGCGCTTTCCAGGGGCGCGCCTGGCTGCCGCGTCAGCTTCCCGCGGGGCTCGACCCGCGCACGCTGCAATGA
- the mobB gene encoding molybdopterin-guanine dinucleotide biosynthesis protein B yields MKVVGFAGYSGSGKTTLIERLIPALKLRGLRVSVVKHAHHNFDIDRPGKDTHRHREAGAFEVVVASNRRLALMREFEQEARLTVHQLIAELYEGVDWVIVEGFKQSNLLKVEVWRAEPGKPARYPEDDFIAAIATDTPGRLPEATLRPVLDLNDPDAVAQWLVDNGHRFEYDPEMYT; encoded by the coding sequence ATGAAAGTCGTTGGATTCGCCGGATATTCCGGCTCCGGCAAGACCACGCTGATCGAGCGGCTCATCCCCGCGCTCAAGCTGCGCGGCCTGCGCGTCTCGGTCGTCAAGCACGCGCACCACAACTTCGACATCGACCGGCCCGGCAAGGACACGCACCGCCACCGCGAGGCCGGCGCCTTCGAAGTGGTCGTCGCGTCCAACCGGCGGCTGGCGCTGATGCGCGAGTTCGAGCAGGAGGCCCGGCTCACCGTCCACCAGCTCATCGCCGAGCTCTACGAGGGCGTGGACTGGGTGATCGTCGAAGGCTTCAAGCAGAGCAACCTGCTCAAGGTCGAGGTCTGGCGGGCCGAGCCGGGCAAGCCGGCGCGTTACCCGGAAGACGATTTCATCGCCGCCATCGCCACCGACACGCCCGGCCGGCTGCCCGAAGCAACCCTGCGCCCCGTGCTGGACCTGAACGACCCGGATGCGGTGGCGCAGTGGCTGGTCGACAATGGCCACCGGTTCGAGTACGACCCGGAGATGTATACGTGA
- a CDS encoding DUF3443 family protein: MKAPAALRVTLLRGLAAGALALLASCGGGDGGNSPSRSSGLGGTASVAAPSVPGANVLQVLVDRGLDETSPSINTPFVTVRVCQPGTTTCVDIDHVVLDTGSSGLRVAASALPAGFNLTPVTNTNNDAVGQCAQFASGFSWGSVRVADVRMGGEVAGSISIQVVNDPALPYSQVPASCSATGPNIGSGRGANGILGVGFFREDCGAFCDLGPAGAPNFYYGCNAGGGCTASRLALASQVSNPVISFGANNNGVVLVMPTVPPGGAGQATGSLILGVGTQANNQLGNATVFNANAQGFITTTYKGVNYSSSFLDSGSNGLFFNDPAFPSCGDFYCPGNAPVQLTATNTSASGVAATVDFFIDSVTEIRDNAAAAHIGGTNGIPDSFDYGLPFFYGRSVFVGYAPPFGPGTLPFWAF; this comes from the coding sequence ATGAAGGCGCCTGCTGCCCTGAGGGTCACGCTGCTTCGCGGCCTGGCGGCCGGCGCGCTCGCCTTGCTGGCCAGCTGCGGCGGCGGCGATGGCGGAAATTCCCCGTCACGCAGCAGCGGCCTCGGGGGCACGGCCAGCGTTGCCGCGCCGTCGGTGCCGGGCGCCAACGTGCTGCAGGTTCTGGTCGACCGCGGCCTCGACGAGACCTCGCCGTCGATCAACACGCCCTTTGTCACCGTGCGCGTCTGCCAGCCCGGCACGACCACCTGCGTGGACATCGACCACGTCGTGCTCGATACCGGCTCTTCGGGGCTGCGCGTCGCCGCGTCCGCGCTGCCCGCGGGCTTCAACCTCACGCCCGTCACCAACACCAACAACGACGCGGTCGGCCAGTGCGCGCAGTTCGCCAGCGGTTTCTCGTGGGGATCGGTGCGCGTGGCCGACGTGCGCATGGGCGGCGAGGTCGCGGGCAGCATCTCGATCCAGGTGGTGAACGATCCGGCGCTGCCTTATTCGCAGGTGCCCGCATCCTGCTCGGCGACTGGTCCCAACATCGGTTCTGGCCGGGGCGCCAACGGCATCCTCGGCGTGGGCTTCTTTCGCGAGGATTGCGGCGCGTTCTGCGACCTTGGGCCCGCGGGCGCGCCCAACTTCTACTACGGCTGCAACGCGGGCGGCGGCTGCACGGCGAGCCGGCTCGCGCTGGCCTCGCAGGTCAGCAATCCGGTGATCTCGTTCGGCGCCAACAACAACGGCGTGGTTCTCGTGATGCCGACGGTTCCCCCCGGCGGCGCCGGCCAGGCCACCGGCTCGTTGATCCTCGGCGTCGGCACGCAGGCCAACAACCAGCTGGGCAATGCGACGGTGTTCAACGCGAACGCGCAGGGCTTCATCACCACGACGTACAAGGGCGTGAACTACTCGTCGAGCTTCCTGGACAGCGGCTCGAACGGGCTGTTCTTCAACGATCCCGCATTCCCTTCGTGCGGGGACTTCTACTGCCCGGGCAACGCGCCGGTCCAGCTCACCGCGACCAACACCTCTGCGAGCGGCGTTGCGGCCACCGTCGATTTCTTCATCGACAGCGTGACGGAGATCCGGGACAACGCCGCTGCGGCGCACATCGGCGGAACCAACGGCATCCCGGACAGCTTCGACTACGGCCTGCCGTTCTTCTACGGCCGCTCGGTGTTCGTCGGCTACGCCCCGCCCTTCGGGCCGGGAACCTTGCCGTTCTGGGCCTTCTGA
- the glp gene encoding gephyrin-like molybdotransferase Glp yields MSSRPPLRSLDEALADLLGRVFALDEVERVATFDADGRVLAQDLVSGLQVPPQDNSSMDGYAVRRSEIPDEGVVLPISQRIAAGHAAQPLQPGTVARIFTGAPVPEGADAIVMQEHTEAVGESAVRIQTVPDAGQWIRRAGEDVMRGAIVLQRGHRLDPAACGLAASIGCDQVRVARRPKVALFSTGDELVMPGTVPPEKMRPGAIYNSNRFFLRQLLARCGCELGDLGIVPDDREATVAALRTAAQGHDVILTSGGVSVGEEDHIKPAVQQLGSLDLWQIAMKPGKPFAYGRVGGAHFLGLPGNPVSSFITFLLLVRPFLLKLQGATRLAPPALTLRADFDLKRPDKRREFLRARRNGEGGLELFANQSSGVLTSTVWCDGFVDNPGGQAIARGDLVRFLPLAELIA; encoded by the coding sequence GTGAGCTCCCGTCCTCCCCTCAGATCGCTGGACGAGGCCCTGGCCGACCTGCTGGGCCGCGTTTTTGCGCTCGACGAGGTGGAGCGCGTCGCGACATTCGATGCCGACGGCCGCGTGCTGGCGCAGGACCTGGTGTCGGGCCTGCAGGTGCCGCCGCAGGACAACAGCTCCATGGATGGCTACGCCGTGCGGCGCTCCGAGATCCCGGACGAGGGCGTGGTGCTGCCCATCAGCCAGCGCATTGCCGCCGGCCACGCGGCGCAACCGCTGCAGCCCGGCACGGTGGCGCGCATCTTCACCGGCGCCCCGGTGCCGGAAGGCGCCGATGCGATCGTGATGCAGGAGCACACGGAGGCGGTGGGCGAATCGGCCGTGCGCATCCAGACCGTGCCGGACGCAGGGCAGTGGATCCGCCGCGCGGGCGAGGACGTCATGCGCGGCGCCATCGTCCTGCAGCGTGGGCACCGGCTCGATCCCGCAGCGTGCGGCCTGGCGGCGAGCATCGGCTGCGACCAGGTGCGCGTGGCGCGCCGCCCGAAAGTGGCGCTGTTCTCCACCGGCGACGAGCTGGTCATGCCCGGCACCGTTCCGCCCGAAAAGATGCGGCCCGGCGCCATCTACAACTCCAACCGCTTCTTCCTGCGGCAGCTGCTGGCGCGCTGCGGCTGCGAGCTGGGCGACCTGGGCATCGTGCCGGACGATCGCGAGGCCACGGTGGCCGCGCTGCGCACCGCTGCCCAGGGGCACGACGTCATCCTCACCAGCGGCGGCGTGTCGGTCGGCGAAGAGGACCACATCAAGCCCGCCGTCCAGCAGCTCGGCTCGCTCGACCTGTGGCAGATCGCGATGAAGCCCGGCAAGCCTTTCGCCTACGGCCGCGTCGGCGGGGCGCATTTCCTCGGACTGCCGGGCAACCCGGTCTCCAGCTTCATCACCTTCCTGCTGCTGGTGCGGCCTTTCCTGCTCAAGCTGCAAGGCGCGACGAGGCTGGCACCTCCGGCCTTGACGCTGCGCGCAGACTTCGACCTGAAGCGCCCCGACAAGCGGCGCGAGTTCCTGCGCGCGCGTCGCAACGGCGAAGGCGGCCTGGAGCTGTTCGCCAACCAGAGTTCCGGCGTGCTCACGTCCACGGTCTGGTGCGACGGTTTCGTCGACAACCCGGGCGGGCAGGCGATCGCCCGGGGCGACCTGGTTCGTTTCCTGCCCCTCGCGGAGCTGATCGCATGA